The following proteins are encoded in a genomic region of Verrucomicrobiia bacterium:
- a CDS encoding helix-turn-helix domain-containing protein, giving the protein MHSTYFELYRMRTDRHWLHQKLVAFARAHGLKAATREFGCSRNTVRKWIRRYQPGKPSSLAEVSRRPHHCPHQVSPGLEGQIVKLRQQTGFGAQRLQHEFNLPCSHNTIARVLRQRQLVRPRKKKPATKKHLRALKRQWPLFSQLSTNTKYLQDIPFYWPQMMRYRLPRFQYTAREVVSGATFTGYADELSKSYAVFLAEQLSVHLAGHGVDLSRLTWQTDNGAEFLENKDEQGLPATVRAFGSHHRYIPPKRFTWQSDVETVHRLVEDEFFDRESFSGPTQFWAKITTYWHYFNLVRPNRAKEWQSPLQILQRSAPALAGALLHWRPLNLAQRHHLYLPKPNHQGHDLPSFP; this is encoded by the coding sequence GTGCACAGCACTTACTTTGAACTCTATCGTATGCGCACCGATCGTCATTGGCTGCATCAGAAGCTGGTCGCCTTCGCCCGCGCCCACGGCCTCAAGGCTGCCACCCGCGAGTTCGGTTGCTCCCGCAACACCGTCCGCAAATGGATCCGCCGCTACCAGCCAGGCAAGCCTTCCTCCTTGGCCGAAGTCAGTCGACGACCCCACCACTGCCCCCACCAGGTCTCTCCCGGCTTGGAAGGCCAGATCGTCAAACTGCGCCAGCAAACCGGCTTCGGTGCCCAACGCCTCCAACATGAGTTTAACCTCCCCTGTAGCCACAACACCATCGCCCGCGTGCTGCGCCAACGACAACTGGTTCGGCCACGCAAAAAGAAACCCGCCACCAAAAAACACCTCCGCGCCCTCAAACGCCAATGGCCTCTCTTTAGTCAGTTGTCCACCAACACCAAATACCTCCAGGACATCCCCTTCTACTGGCCCCAAATGATGCGCTACCGCTTGCCCCGCTTCCAATACACCGCCCGAGAGGTCGTTTCCGGCGCCACCTTCACCGGCTATGCTGACGAACTCTCCAAATCCTATGCCGTCTTCCTGGCTGAACAACTCTCCGTCCACCTGGCCGGCCACGGCGTCGACCTCTCTCGCCTGACTTGGCAGACCGACAACGGTGCCGAGTTCCTCGAAAACAAGGACGAGCAGGGCCTGCCTGCCACCGTCCGCGCCTTCGGCTCCCATCACCGCTACATCCCTCCAAAACGCTTCACCTGGCAGAGCGATGTCGAAACCGTCCACCGCCTCGTCGAAGATGAGTTCTTTGATCGCGAATCCTTCTCCGGCCCAACCCAATTCTGGGCCAAAATCACCACCTACTGGCACTATTTCAACCTCGTCCGCCCCAACCGTGCCAAAGAATGGCAAAGCCCTCTCCAAATCCTCCAACGCTCCGCTCCCGCACTGGCCGGTGCCCTCCTACACTGGCGCCCTCTCAACCTCGCTCAACGTCACCATCTTTACTTGCCCAAACCCAACCACCAGGGTCATGATCTACCCAGCTTTCCCTAA
- a CDS encoding response regulator, which yields MESANVSILLVDDSPDALELYRTVLGDLGLNLITAQNGEEALRLVKDNEFAAIVLDIQMPGIDGYETAIRIRSLEKSRQTPIIFVTGNYKDEQSAARGYALGAADYITKPFRVDAFRGKIQAYAELFRRTRKVLEQMRTAVPGVERERVLVAHSGLAPLLKSAGWPDKLGVEILECNAIKDAIEWVKKGVDLVILGSELSDGDGFEVARFIRQNEEYAALPIIIITGHAPAEETLHQGFEAGAVDVLPMPVNLDLLRAKVQALLSQFRQIRSLRQQYQEIERLKAEIENTRKRLLEIESELDRLASLAV from the coding sequence ATGGAAAGCGCCAATGTCAGCATCCTGCTCGTGGACGACAGCCCCGATGCGTTGGAATTGTATCGCACCGTCCTGGGCGACCTGGGCCTCAACCTCATCACCGCCCAAAACGGCGAAGAGGCCCTGCGGCTGGTCAAGGACAATGAGTTTGCCGCCATTGTCCTGGACATCCAGATGCCTGGTATTGATGGTTACGAGACGGCCATCCGCATCCGCAGCCTAGAGAAAAGCCGTCAAACCCCCATCATCTTTGTCACCGGCAATTACAAGGACGAGCAGAGCGCGGCCCGCGGCTATGCTTTGGGCGCTGCCGATTACATCACCAAACCTTTCCGCGTGGATGCCTTTCGCGGCAAAATCCAGGCCTATGCCGAGCTGTTTCGCCGCACCCGCAAAGTGCTGGAGCAAATGCGCACGGCCGTCCCGGGGGTCGAGCGCGAGCGCGTCCTGGTGGCGCACAGCGGACTGGCGCCCCTGCTGAAATCAGCCGGCTGGCCGGACAAGCTGGGCGTCGAAATCCTGGAATGCAACGCCATCAAGGATGCCATCGAATGGGTGAAAAAAGGCGTGGACCTTGTCATTCTGGGCAGTGAACTGAGCGATGGCGACGGCTTTGAAGTGGCGCGGTTCATCCGCCAGAACGAAGAATATGCCGCCCTGCCCATCATCATCATCACCGGCCATGCCCCGGCGGAGGAAACGCTCCACCAAGGCTTCGAGGCGGGGGCGGTGGATGTTCTGCCCATGCCGGTGAATCTCGACTTATTGCGCGCCAAGGTGCAGGCGTTGCTCAGTCAGTTCCGGCAAATTCGCAGCCTCAGGCAGCAGTATCAGGAAATCGAGCGGCTCAAGGCGGAAATCGAAAATACCCGCAAACGGCTGCTGGAAATTGAAAGCGAGCTGGACCGCCTGGCCTCCCTTGCCGTCTGA
- a CDS encoding PmeII family type II restriction endonuclease gives MATITAKEITDFIEDHIGPSFHEKRLKSLENLRLEQILRRKNPYLYKAKNINTAGDFVKILLDAHLSSQEETIFGGFLEELAIFICGKVYGGHKSGAEGIDLEFDRDGIRYIVAIKSGPHWGNSSQIRRMVEDFKKYKKTYKGRVEAINGCCYGRDNQPNKGDYQKLCGQRFWEFISGIETLYTDIIQPLGYRAKEKNEAFASEYAKRLNCFTRDFIHKYCEPDGTIQWEAIVRLASSK, from the coding sequence ATGGCAACGATAACGGCCAAGGAAATCACTGATTTTATCGAAGACCATATCGGCCCTTCGTTCCACGAGAAACGCCTCAAAAGTTTGGAAAATTTGAGGCTGGAACAGATTTTACGCCGCAAAAACCCTTACCTGTACAAAGCCAAAAACATCAACACTGCCGGAGACTTCGTTAAGATTTTATTGGACGCCCATCTTTCGTCACAAGAAGAAACCATTTTCGGCGGGTTCCTTGAAGAACTGGCCATCTTTATCTGCGGCAAGGTTTATGGGGGCCACAAGTCGGGCGCCGAGGGGATTGACCTCGAATTTGACCGTGATGGGATTCGATACATCGTCGCCATCAAGTCCGGCCCCCATTGGGGCAATAGCAGCCAAATCCGCCGCATGGTGGAAGATTTCAAAAAGTACAAAAAGACCTACAAGGGGCGTGTCGAGGCCATCAACGGCTGTTGCTACGGCCGCGACAACCAACCCAACAAGGGTGACTATCAAAAGCTTTGCGGGCAGCGTTTCTGGGAGTTCATTTCCGGCATCGAGACGCTCTACACCGACATCATCCAGCCCTTGGGGTACCGGGCCAAAGAAAAAAACGAAGCATTCGCCAGCGAATATGCGAAACGCCTAAACTGCTTCACTCGAGATTTCATCCATAAATATTGTGAACCTGATGGTACCATCCAATGGGAAGCCATCGTAAGGCTCGCTTCATCCAAATAA
- a CDS encoding PTS sugar transporter subunit IIA translates to MARAFDVSEKTIHRWVKERQLPAFRDGSWLRFSREEVLEWAAMQRLPLSPQFLAAAENDASPLPTLAEALTAGGVHYGVEGADKQSVLRAVVNRLRLPPSINRDWLWALLWARESLESTAVGEGVAIPHPRHPIVLDLARPLVSLCFLRQPVDFGALDGQPVFALFLLISPTVKVHLHLLARLAYGLRDARLKALLSARAGEQDLLAAVAATEAGLAAARNTPPAKKL, encoded by the coding sequence GTGGCTCGCGCTTTTGATGTCTCGGAGAAGACCATCCATCGCTGGGTCAAGGAACGCCAACTGCCGGCGTTCCGCGACGGCTCCTGGTTGCGCTTCAGCCGCGAGGAGGTGCTGGAATGGGCGGCCATGCAGCGGCTTCCGCTTTCCCCGCAGTTTCTCGCTGCAGCGGAGAACGATGCCTCGCCCCTGCCCACGCTGGCTGAGGCGTTGACCGCAGGTGGAGTGCATTACGGCGTGGAGGGGGCAGACAAGCAATCCGTGCTGCGTGCGGTGGTCAACCGGTTGCGGCTGCCCCCCAGCATCAACCGCGACTGGCTGTGGGCGCTGCTCTGGGCGCGGGAATCGCTGGAGTCCACCGCCGTGGGCGAAGGCGTGGCCATTCCTCATCCCCGCCATCCCATCGTGCTGGACCTTGCCAGGCCCCTGGTGAGCCTGTGCTTTCTCCGCCAGCCGGTGGACTTCGGCGCCCTGGACGGGCAGCCGGTGTTTGCGTTGTTCCTCCTGATTTCGCCCACGGTCAAGGTGCATTTGCATTTGCTGGCACGCCTGGCCTATGGCCTGCGCGATGCCCGCCTTAAAGCATTGCTGAGCGCGCGGGCCGGTGAGCAGGATCTGCTGGCCGCCGTGGCCGCCACAGAGGCCGGGCTGGCCGCCGCACGAAACACCCCCCCCGCCAAGAAATTATGA
- a CDS encoding helix-turn-helix transcriptional regulator produces the protein MIMAPDVKNQPPVPPLTTPGVRGGEPAEDVLSARERLEAYISRLPKEEWIRREPAELAQICGCSLRHLRRLFRQCFGVSLRTQQTEFRLHRASQLLMETDDKILSIAWAVGFRHLGLFSRMFKRRFRMTPSEWRAKFRKKETPFPPPPQESLAS, from the coding sequence ATGATTATGGCGCCAGATGTGAAGAATCAACCTCCCGTCCCGCCGTTGACCACCCCTGGCGTGCGAGGGGGGGAGCCTGCGGAGGACGTGCTCAGCGCCCGCGAGCGCCTGGAAGCCTATATCAGCCGGCTGCCCAAGGAAGAATGGATCCGACGCGAGCCGGCCGAGCTGGCGCAGATTTGCGGCTGCAGTCTGCGGCATTTGCGCCGGCTCTTCCGGCAATGCTTTGGAGTGTCGTTGCGCACGCAGCAGACGGAGTTCCGGCTGCACCGTGCCAGCCAGTTGTTGATGGAGACCGATGATAAGATTTTGAGCATCGCGTGGGCGGTGGGATTCCGGCATCTGGGCCTGTTCAGCCGGATGTTCAAGCGGCGGTTTCGCATGACCCCCTCGGAATGGCGGGCCAAGTTTCGCAAAAAGGAAACCCCCTTTCCGCCGCCGCCCCAGGAGTCCCTCGCCTCGTGA
- the prmC gene encoding peptide chain release factor N(5)-glutamine methyltransferase has translation MTILEVIQKSTAYLERHGVSSARWQAECLLAHVLQTQRLQLYLRFDQAVAEPALEQMRQLLRRRAAREPLQHLVGTVAFGDFELLTTPQALIPRPETELLLEHAARWLTARLAQPGAPPSPRLLDWGTGSGCLAIGLARQFPQAQVTALDLSSEALSLARQNAEKNGVGGRIHFLLSDGYAAVPSDSRFDLVVANPPYIPTAEIAQLEPEVREHDPRPALDGGTDGLLFYRRLARESPPYLAPGGTLWMELGHGQAAAVSQIFTAAGWQIMALEQDYQRIERVLAVNWPDTARGPLPQNA, from the coding sequence GTGACCATCCTCGAAGTCATTCAGAAAAGCACGGCTTATTTGGAGCGGCACGGTGTGTCCTCGGCGCGGTGGCAGGCGGAATGTCTGCTGGCGCATGTCCTGCAAACCCAGCGCCTGCAGCTTTACCTGCGCTTTGATCAAGCCGTCGCGGAGCCCGCCCTGGAACAAATGCGGCAACTCCTGCGCCGCCGCGCCGCGCGCGAGCCGCTGCAACATCTGGTGGGCACGGTGGCCTTTGGCGATTTTGAATTGCTTACCACCCCGCAGGCCCTGATCCCACGGCCGGAAACCGAATTATTATTGGAGCACGCCGCCCGCTGGCTGACGGCGCGCCTGGCGCAGCCGGGGGCACCGCCCTCCCCGCGCCTCCTTGACTGGGGCACCGGCTCCGGCTGCCTGGCGATTGGCCTGGCCCGACAATTCCCCCAGGCGCAAGTGACGGCCCTCGACCTCTCCTCCGAGGCCTTGTCCCTGGCCCGGCAGAATGCGGAAAAAAATGGAGTGGGCGGGCGCATTCATTTCCTGCTCAGCGATGGCTACGCCGCCGTACCCTCCGATTCCCGCTTTGATCTGGTGGTGGCCAATCCGCCCTACATTCCCACCGCGGAAATCGCCCAACTCGAGCCCGAAGTGCGCGAGCATGATCCACGGCCGGCATTGGATGGAGGCACCGACGGCCTCCTCTTTTATCGCCGACTGGCTCGAGAAAGCCCCCCCTACCTTGCCCCGGGCGGCACTTTGTGGATGGAACTGGGGCATGGCCAGGCCGCGGCAGTGAGCCAGATTTTCACGGCGGCAGGCTGGCAGATTATGGCTCTGGAGCAGGATTATCAGCGCATCGAGCGCGTCCTCGCCGTGAACTGGCCGGACACGGCCCGAGGGCCACTCCCCCAAAACGCGTAA
- a CDS encoding PAS domain S-box protein produces the protein MAMDLILNLSLLVALTVVSTFFGRRFNPRGSTGAVIQGLLFATAAIIGMIRPMELEKGVFFDGRSMMLSLCALFFGPWAALVSVIPTALYRAGLGGNGVYMGVLTVITSAAIGLAFHYRWRQQPHAPRASQLLLFGVVVHVVMLCLTITLPVSVRWKTLEKMALPILVAYPLLTVLAGKVLADQEDLGRLLAELRQTNQRLDITLRSIADGVMVTDLQGRIVSLNPTAEQLTGWPQQEAVGRPIEEIFPIFNEHTAQPVENPVRRVLQEGKVVGLANHTVLRHRQGREYPIADSAAPIKDDQGRCRGVVLVFRDQTREREAHNALIESEFRYRTLIESAPALVWHCDAQGTFDYFNQRWLAFRGRSLQEEQGEGWKAGVHPDDLAGCDAAFQEALQQHRPCQFVYRLQRHDGHYRWLQEEAVPVFDRQGAFQGYIGFCLDITGQRELMARERLLLSALEASAACIFLADAAGGIEWVNPAFAAHLGVSRESVDGKNWEDYFLPPAEEQAESLENILQLLLLGQTWRGELRARRAGGEMFVAEVTLSPVLDALGSTVKVVGIFEDLTARKAVEEELRQTQKMEIIGMIAHGVAHDFNNILTSIMMSANMLQEDAALPAHLREDVDQIAGSAQVGARITSQLLSLARRDILTMEDLELNEVVRQVSRLLTRRLNDQIVIVTHLCPEGAWLKGDRTLLEQILLNLAFNARDAMPKGGTLLIETAVVETAEALTLAPNLPKHGPFVRLTVQDTGCGINPEILPRIFDPFFTTKERGKGTGIGLTVVANALRELHGGIHVQSTPAQGSTFQIYFPATRSLAGASPAVGVTPLRGGQETILLVEDEAPVRELAAKGLRKYGYNVLMAKHGREALEVFAQHQQAIQLLITDIIMPGDLRGDELARRLLAQNPALKVIYISGYPGESPVDKPDFFAQKTFLAKPFTPRQLAQTVRQTLDSSASPAPGA, from the coding sequence ATGGCGATGGATTTGATCCTCAACCTGAGTTTGTTGGTAGCGCTGACGGTGGTTTCCACATTTTTCGGGAGGCGGTTCAATCCGCGGGGCAGCACCGGCGCGGTTATTCAAGGCCTCCTGTTTGCCACGGCGGCAATCATCGGCATGATCCGTCCCATGGAGTTGGAGAAGGGGGTGTTTTTTGACGGCCGCAGCATGATGCTCAGCTTGTGCGCATTGTTTTTTGGGCCATGGGCGGCCCTGGTCAGCGTCATTCCCACGGCCTTGTATCGGGCCGGGCTGGGCGGGAATGGGGTGTACATGGGGGTGTTGACCGTAATCACCTCTGCGGCCATTGGACTGGCCTTTCATTATCGTTGGCGCCAGCAGCCACATGCGCCCCGGGCGAGCCAGTTGTTGCTGTTCGGCGTGGTGGTGCATGTGGTGATGTTGTGTCTGACCATCACATTGCCCGTGAGCGTGCGGTGGAAGACCCTGGAGAAAATGGCGCTGCCCATCTTGGTGGCCTACCCCCTGCTGACGGTGCTGGCCGGCAAAGTCCTGGCTGACCAGGAGGATCTTGGCCGGTTGTTGGCGGAGCTGCGCCAGACCAATCAGCGGCTGGACATCACCCTGCGCTCCATTGCGGATGGCGTCATGGTGACGGATTTGCAAGGACGGATTGTGAGTTTGAATCCCACCGCCGAGCAACTGACCGGGTGGCCTCAGCAAGAAGCGGTGGGGCGTCCCATCGAAGAAATCTTTCCGATTTTTAATGAGCACACCGCCCAACCGGTGGAAAACCCCGTTCGCCGGGTCTTGCAGGAGGGCAAGGTGGTGGGGCTGGCCAATCACACTGTCCTGCGCCACCGGCAGGGCAGGGAGTATCCCATTGCCGACAGTGCGGCGCCCATCAAGGATGACCAGGGGCGTTGCCGCGGCGTGGTGTTGGTGTTTAGGGATCAGACCCGGGAACGGGAAGCTCACAACGCTTTAATTGAGAGTGAGTTCCGATATCGGACGCTCATTGAGTCCGCGCCGGCGCTGGTGTGGCATTGTGATGCGCAGGGGACGTTTGATTATTTTAACCAGCGCTGGCTGGCGTTCCGCGGGCGCAGTTTGCAGGAGGAGCAGGGAGAAGGTTGGAAAGCGGGGGTGCATCCGGACGATCTGGCGGGCTGTGATGCCGCCTTTCAAGAGGCCTTGCAACAGCACCGGCCCTGCCAGTTCGTTTACCGTTTGCAACGGCACGACGGCCACTACCGCTGGCTGCAGGAGGAGGCCGTGCCCGTGTTTGACCGGCAGGGCGCTTTTCAAGGTTACATCGGCTTCTGTCTGGACATCACCGGTCAGCGCGAACTCATGGCCCGAGAGCGGCTGCTATTGAGCGCGCTGGAGGCCAGCGCGGCCTGCATCTTCCTGGCCGATGCAGCCGGCGGCATCGAGTGGGTCAATCCTGCTTTCGCGGCTCATCTGGGAGTGTCGCGGGAGTCGGTGGACGGTAAGAATTGGGAGGATTATTTCCTGCCGCCGGCAGAGGAGCAGGCGGAGAGTTTGGAGAACATCCTGCAGTTGCTGTTGCTGGGCCAGACGTGGCGGGGTGAATTGCGGGCGCGGCGGGCCGGGGGCGAGATGTTCGTGGCCGAGGTCACCCTTTCCCCCGTGCTTGACGCACTCGGCAGCACGGTCAAAGTGGTGGGCATCTTTGAAGACCTTACCGCGCGCAAAGCGGTGGAGGAAGAGCTGCGGCAGACGCAAAAGATGGAGATCATCGGCATGATCGCCCACGGCGTGGCGCACGACTTCAACAACATTCTCACTTCGATCATGATGAGTGCGAACATGTTGCAAGAAGATGCCGCGCTGCCCGCCCATCTGCGCGAGGATGTGGATCAAATTGCCGGCTCGGCGCAGGTAGGCGCCCGCATCACCAGTCAACTGCTCAGTCTGGCGCGCCGCGACATTCTCACGATGGAGGATTTGGAGCTGAACGAGGTGGTCCGGCAGGTGAGCCGGCTTCTGACCCGGCGGTTGAACGATCAGATCGTTATTGTCACCCATCTTTGTCCCGAGGGCGCCTGGCTCAAGGGGGATCGCACCTTGTTGGAGCAAATCCTGTTGAATCTGGCGTTCAACGCCCGGGACGCCATGCCCAAGGGGGGTACCTTGCTGATTGAAACGGCCGTGGTGGAGACTGCCGAGGCCCTGACGCTGGCCCCCAACCTCCCCAAACACGGCCCCTTTGTGCGGCTCACGGTGCAGGATACCGGTTGTGGCATCAACCCGGAGATCTTGCCGCGGATTTTTGATCCCTTCTTTACCACCAAAGAACGGGGCAAAGGAACCGGCATTGGCCTGACGGTGGTGGCCAATGCCTTGCGCGAACTGCATGGGGGTATTCACGTGCAAAGCACGCCCGCCCAGGGCAGCACTTTTCAAATTTATTTTCCGGCGACGCGCAGTTTGGCGGGGGCGTCCCCGGCGGTCGGGGTCACGCCGCTGCGCGGCGGGCAGGAGACGATTCTGCTGGTCGAAGACGAAGCGCCGGTGCGCGAACTGGCCGCCAAGGGGTTGCGCAAGTATGGTTACAACGTGCTGATGGCCAAACACGGCCGGGAAGCGTTGGAGGTTTTCGCACAGCACCAGCAGGCCATTCAGCTTTTGATTACGGACATCATCATGCCCGGGGACCTTCGCGGCGATGAGCTGGCCAGGCGATTGCTGGCGCAGAATCCGGCGTTGAAGGTGATTTATATCAGCGGTTATCCGGGCGAAAGCCCGGTGGACAAGCCCGACTTTTTTGCGCAGAAAACCTTTTTGGCAAAACCGTTCACGCCACGGCAGCTTGCGCAGACGGTCCGTCAGACCCTGGATTCATCGGCCTCCCCGGCCCCGGGGGCCTAG
- a CDS encoding site-specific DNA-methyltransferase → MREIRAEIIQGDCLHVLEQFPENFFDLIMTSPPYADRRKNTYGGVPPERYVEWFLPRSQQFLRVLKPTGTFILNIKEKAENGERHTFVIELILALRKQGWLWTEEFIWHKKNCYPGKWPNRFRDAWERCLQFNKTRHFKMNQEAVMVPMGNWAQTRLKSLGKNDVVRFNSQVGSGFGKNIANWLGRDKAYPTNVLHLATECGNKAHSAAFPEELPEWFIKLFTDEGDTVLDPFAGSGTTCYVAQRMSRHSVGIDVVPEYCELARSQLSSQAMLALETKGPYGNDNGQGNH, encoded by the coding sequence ATGCGCGAAATTCGTGCGGAAATTATTCAAGGCGACTGCCTCCACGTCCTGGAGCAATTTCCGGAGAATTTTTTCGACCTGATCATGACCTCGCCGCCCTACGCAGACCGGCGAAAAAACACCTATGGGGGTGTGCCTCCGGAACGTTACGTTGAATGGTTTCTGCCACGCAGCCAGCAGTTTCTGAGGGTCCTAAAACCCACCGGTACCTTTATTCTTAATATCAAAGAGAAAGCCGAAAACGGCGAACGCCATACCTTTGTCATCGAATTAATTTTGGCCCTGCGCAAGCAAGGCTGGCTATGGACCGAGGAATTCATCTGGCACAAAAAAAATTGTTACCCTGGCAAGTGGCCCAACCGGTTCCGCGATGCCTGGGAGCGCTGCCTGCAATTCAACAAAACCCGCCACTTCAAAATGAATCAGGAGGCCGTCATGGTGCCCATGGGCAATTGGGCCCAAACCCGCCTTAAATCATTGGGTAAAAATGATGTGGTGCGATTCAATTCACAAGTGGGCAGCGGGTTTGGTAAAAACATTGCCAACTGGCTGGGCCGGGATAAAGCCTACCCCACCAACGTGCTCCACCTCGCCACCGAGTGCGGCAATAAAGCCCACAGCGCCGCCTTTCCAGAGGAGCTGCCTGAATGGTTTATCAAACTCTTTACCGACGAAGGCGACACTGTGCTGGACCCGTTTGCAGGCTCAGGCACAACGTGCTATGTCGCCCAGCGTATGAGCCGTCATTCCGTGGGGATTGATGTAGTGCCCGAATACTGTGAGCTGGCCCGCAGCCAGTTGAGCAGCCAGGCAATGTTGGCATTGGAAACCAAGGGACCTTATGGCAACGATAACGGCCAAGGAAATCACTGA
- a CDS encoding sulfatase, which produces MRSSIAWCLMAVAWLLPWPVQTAPARPPLNILFCFADDWGKYAGAYAPHDPQPNVNEIVKTPHLDRVAREGVLFLNAFVNSPSCTPCRSSILSGRHFFTTGRGAILRNAVWDDRIPSFPLLLRDAGYHIGKSYKVWSPGRPADAPYGGQQYAYERAGRAFNDFSENVTRMVATNLPLAEAKARVLQQVRQNFADFLAARPPGKPFCYWFGPTLTHRTWERGSGKALWGIDPDRLRGRLPPFLPDVPEVREDFADYLGEVQAWDAGVGVLLEELERVGELERTLIVISGDHGAPGFPNGKCNLYDFGVQVALIARWPGARGGRVVEDFTLLMDLAPTFLEAGGLPPAPGMHGRSLVPLLVSDRSGQVDPTRTWVITGRERHVDIAREGNLPYPHRALRTRDFLYIRNFAPERWPMGAPLAVTATSAPPFEVLARNTMIAFPDFDASPTKAWLIAQRHAPEWQKFYDIAFGKRPAEELYDLRRDPHQTRNVAGQTEYAQIQQQLSRQLMEELKRLGDPRVTGDGLTFERPPFTDLEATAPPPKAGAGQKKSP; this is translated from the coding sequence ATGCGCTCCAGCATCGCGTGGTGCCTGATGGCCGTTGCCTGGCTCCTGCCGTGGCCGGTCCAAACCGCCCCGGCCCGGCCGCCGCTCAACATTCTCTTTTGTTTTGCCGACGACTGGGGCAAATACGCAGGCGCTTACGCCCCCCATGACCCGCAGCCTAATGTCAACGAAATCGTCAAAACTCCCCATCTGGACCGCGTAGCCCGCGAGGGCGTGCTGTTTCTCAATGCCTTTGTCAACTCGCCCTCCTGCACCCCCTGCCGCAGCTCCATCCTCTCCGGCCGCCATTTCTTTACCACCGGCCGGGGCGCCATTTTGCGTAATGCCGTTTGGGACGACCGCATCCCCAGCTTTCCCCTGCTCCTGCGCGACGCAGGCTACCATATTGGCAAAAGTTACAAGGTCTGGAGCCCGGGCCGGCCCGCCGACGCCCCCTATGGCGGACAGCAATACGCCTATGAGCGGGCAGGACGCGCTTTCAATGATTTTTCGGAAAACGTCACCCGCATGGTCGCCACCAACCTGCCCCTGGCGGAAGCCAAGGCGCGGGTGCTGCAGCAGGTGCGTCAAAACTTCGCCGATTTCCTGGCCGCCCGCCCGCCCGGCAAACCTTTCTGTTACTGGTTTGGCCCCACGCTGACGCATCGCACCTGGGAACGGGGCAGCGGCAAAGCCCTCTGGGGCATTGACCCCGACCGCCTCCGCGGCCGGCTGCCGCCCTTTTTGCCGGATGTGCCCGAGGTGCGCGAGGACTTTGCCGATTATCTGGGCGAAGTGCAGGCGTGGGATGCCGGCGTGGGCGTGCTGTTGGAAGAACTGGAGCGTGTGGGCGAACTGGAGCGCACCCTCATTGTCATCAGCGGCGATCACGGCGCGCCCGGTTTTCCCAACGGCAAATGCAACTTGTACGACTTCGGCGTGCAGGTGGCCCTGATCGCGCGCTGGCCCGGCGCCCGCGGCGGCCGCGTGGTGGAAGATTTCACCCTGTTGATGGACCTGGCCCCCACCTTCCTCGAGGCCGGTGGTCTGCCGCCCGCCCCCGGCATGCACGGACGCAGCCTCGTGCCCCTGTTGGTGAGCGATCGCTCGGGCCAGGTGGATCCCACCCGCACCTGGGTCATCACCGGCCGCGAGCGGCATGTGGATATTGCGCGCGAGGGCAACCTGCCCTATCCCCACCGCGCCCTGCGCACGCGTGATTTTCTCTACATCCGCAATTTCGCGCCGGAGCGCTGGCCCATGGGAGCCCCCCTGGCCGTCACGGCCACCAGCGCGCCGCCCTTTGAGGTGCTCGCCCGCAACACCATGATTGCCTTCCCCGATTTCGACGCCAGTCCCACCAAGGCCTGGCTCATCGCCCAACGCCACGCCCCGGAATGGCAGAAGTTTTACGACATCGCCTTTGGCAAACGTCCTGCGGAGGAATTGTACGATTTGCGCCGGGATCCCCATCAGACGCGCAACGTGGCCGGGCAGACGGAGTATGCCCAAATCCAACAACAGTTGTCCCGCCAGTTGATGGAGGAACTCAAACGCCTGGGAGATCCGCGGGTGACGGGGGACGGGTTGACCTTCGAGCGTCCCCCCTTCACTGACCTGGAGGCCACTGCTCCCCCGCCCAAAGCTGGCGCCGGCCAGAAAAAATCACCCTAG